Proteins encoded by one window of Pseudonocardia sp. HH130629-09:
- the recF gene encoding DNA replication/repair protein RecF (All proteins in this family for which functions are known are DNA-binding proteins that assist the filamentation of RecA onto DNA for the initiation of recombination or recombinational repair.), with the protein MYLRRFSVTDFRSWPEAELELDPGVTVLVGANGVGKTNLVEGIGYLATLGSHRVSSDAPLIRRGAEQAVVRGEVHHHGRKLGVELEINNGKQNRARVNRSPVSRPREVLGILRSVLFAPEDLALVRGDPSERRRFLDELLVARFPRYAGVRADYDKVLRQRSALLKSAKPALRGARGRSRSPVAADPDLPDDLATLEVWDGHLARTGAALLAGRRELVVALAPYAREAFAAIAPSSDPIGLDYRSSLGTAGVAELPSSTGELETLLLDRLAQVRSQEIERGVCLVGPHRDELDLALGEGPAKGYASHGESWAFALALRLASYRLLHADDVEPVLVLDDVFAELDSARRRALADLVADAEQVLVTAAVAEDVPAELDGARFAVGDRRVSRDGEVPA; encoded by the coding sequence GTGTACCTCAGGCGGTTCTCGGTCACCGACTTCCGGTCCTGGCCGGAGGCCGAGCTGGAGCTCGACCCCGGTGTGACCGTGCTGGTCGGGGCCAACGGCGTCGGCAAGACCAACCTGGTCGAGGGGATCGGCTACCTCGCCACCCTCGGCTCGCACCGGGTGTCCTCCGACGCGCCGCTGATCCGGCGCGGGGCCGAGCAGGCCGTCGTCCGCGGCGAGGTGCACCACCACGGCCGGAAGCTCGGCGTCGAGCTGGAGATCAACAACGGGAAGCAGAACCGGGCACGGGTCAACCGCTCACCGGTCTCGCGGCCGCGCGAGGTCCTGGGGATCCTGCGCAGCGTGCTGTTCGCGCCGGAGGACCTGGCGCTCGTGCGGGGCGACCCGTCGGAGCGCAGGCGCTTCCTCGACGAGCTGCTCGTCGCGCGGTTCCCGCGCTACGCCGGCGTCCGCGCCGACTACGACAAGGTCCTGCGCCAGCGCTCGGCCCTGCTGAAGTCCGCCAAGCCCGCACTGCGCGGGGCCCGCGGCCGGTCCCGGTCGCCGGTCGCCGCGGATCCGGACCTGCCCGACGACCTGGCGACGCTGGAGGTCTGGGACGGGCACCTCGCCCGCACCGGCGCGGCACTGCTGGCCGGGCGGCGCGAGCTCGTCGTCGCGCTGGCGCCCTACGCCCGGGAGGCGTTCGCGGCGATCGCGCCGTCGTCGGACCCGATCGGCCTGGACTACCGGTCCAGCCTCGGGACGGCGGGGGTGGCGGAGCTGCCGTCCTCGACCGGGGAACTGGAGACGCTGCTGCTCGACCGGCTGGCGCAGGTGCGGTCCCAGGAGATCGAACGCGGGGTCTGCCTGGTCGGCCCGCACCGCGACGAGCTGGACCTCGCCCTGGGCGAGGGACCGGCGAAGGGTTACGCCAGCCACGGCGAGTCCTGGGCGTTCGCGCTGGCGCTGCGGCTGGCGTCCTACCGTCTGCTGCACGCCGACGACGTCGAGCCGGTCCTCGTGCTGGACGACGTCTTCGCCGAGCTGGACTCGGCCCGGCGCCGCGCGCTGGCCGATCTCGTGGCCGACGCGGAGCAGGTACTGGTGACCGCCGCGGTGGCCGAGGACGTGCCCGCGGAGCTCGACGGGGCCCGGTTCGCCGTCGGCGACCGGAGGGTGAGCCGCGACGGCGAGGTGCCCGCATGA
- a CDS encoding DUF721 domain-containing protein, translating into MDNSGESGDGRRSGTGNRRTGRRGTGTDGTAPGDGRDTGPGHDAVTGADVPGAGVPGEQGDLLAGDRANLRGADLAREALRAAREASARKAEERAQADRPKLRVVSGRGRRRRWSGAGPDDRDPQPFGRLVSRVSVDRGWSNRLTDATVLGRWPQLVGPDVADHCTPVSLRDGELTLQAESTAWATQLRTLQRQLLTRLAAAVGPDVVRRIRVVGPSGPSWRHGPRHVRGRGPRDTYG; encoded by the coding sequence GTGGATAACTCAGGCGAATCGGGGGACGGACGCCGTTCCGGAACCGGAAACCGGAGGACAGGGCGTCGGGGAACGGGCACCGACGGCACCGCCCCTGGGGACGGACGCGACACCGGACCGGGTCACGACGCGGTCACGGGCGCGGACGTCCCGGGCGCGGGTGTCCCGGGAGAGCAGGGGGACCTGCTCGCCGGTGACCGCGCGAACCTGCGCGGTGCCGACCTCGCCCGCGAGGCGTTGCGCGCGGCCCGTGAGGCGTCGGCCCGCAAGGCCGAGGAGCGGGCCCAGGCCGACCGGCCCAAGCTGCGCGTGGTCTCCGGGCGGGGGCGTCGCCGTCGCTGGTCGGGGGCGGGGCCCGACGACCGGGACCCGCAGCCGTTCGGACGCCTGGTGTCGCGGGTGTCGGTGGACCGCGGCTGGTCGAACCGGCTGACCGACGCGACCGTGCTCGGCCGGTGGCCGCAGCTGGTCGGACCGGACGTCGCCGACCACTGCACACCGGTCTCGCTGCGCGACGGCGAGCTGACCCTGCAGGCCGAGTCGACGGCGTGGGCCACCCAGCTGCGGACACTGCAGCGTCAGCTGCTGACCCGGCTCGCGGCCGCGGTCGGGCCGGACGTCGTGCGACGGATCCGGGTGGTCGGGCCGAGCGGCCCGAGCTGGCGGCACGGTCCGCGGCACGTCCGCGGTCGCGGCCCTCGCGACACCTACGGCTGA
- the gyrB gene encoding DNA topoisomerase (ATP-hydrolyzing) subunit B, whose translation MASDKAANNAYGASSITVLKGLEAVRKRPGMYIGSTGERGLHHLIWEVVDNSVDEAMAGHATKVVVTLQADGGIRVEDDGRGIPVEMHPVEKKPTLEVVLTSLHAGGKFDDKSYAVSGGLHGVGVSVVNALSTALDVEVRRDGKIWRQHYEYAVPGELVEAGTTKKSDTGTTITYWADPKIFETTTYTLETIRRRLQEQTFLNKGLTMVLRDERRPEKPAGVPSSDAVDEDGNPVEAPVPEIDTDSEPDAEGYVAKPKEYVFHYPNGLEDFVAHLNKSKDPIHRKIVSYTGEGPGHQVEVAMQWNSGYSESVYTFANTINTHEGGTHEEGFRHALTATVNKYARDKKLIKEKDPALSGDDIREGLAAIVSVKVSEPQFEGQTKTKLGNTEVKSFVQRVSNEWLADWFERNPTEAKTIVTKAVSSAQARLAARRARELVRRKSAGDIGGLPGKLSDCRSRDPESCELYIVEGDSAGGSAKAGRDSMHQAILPIRGKIINVEKARIDRVLKNTEVQSIITAMGTGIHDDFDLSKLRYHKLVLMADADVDGQHIRTLLLTLLFRFMRPLIENGHVFLAQPPLYKLKWAGRGAEPEYAYTDRERDGLIEAGRAAGKKLPKDQGVQRYKGLGEMDAKELWETTMDPTNRLLLQVSLDDAATADELFSVLMGEDVESRRSFITRNAKDVRFLDV comes from the coding sequence GTGGCTTCCGACAAGGCAGCGAACAACGCCTACGGCGCGTCGTCCATCACGGTCCTCAAGGGCCTGGAGGCGGTCCGCAAGCGGCCCGGCATGTACATCGGCTCGACCGGTGAGCGGGGCCTGCACCACCTGATCTGGGAGGTGGTGGACAACTCGGTCGACGAGGCGATGGCCGGTCACGCCACGAAGGTCGTCGTGACCCTGCAGGCCGACGGCGGCATCCGCGTCGAGGACGACGGTCGTGGCATCCCCGTCGAGATGCACCCGGTGGAGAAGAAGCCGACCCTCGAGGTCGTCCTCACCAGCCTGCACGCGGGCGGCAAGTTCGACGACAAGTCCTACGCCGTGTCCGGTGGTCTGCACGGCGTCGGCGTCTCGGTCGTGAACGCGCTGTCCACCGCGCTCGACGTCGAGGTCCGCCGGGACGGCAAGATCTGGCGCCAGCACTACGAGTACGCCGTGCCCGGCGAGCTCGTCGAGGCCGGCACCACGAAGAAGTCCGACACCGGCACCACGATCACCTACTGGGCCGACCCGAAGATCTTCGAGACGACCACCTACACGCTGGAGACGATCCGTCGCCGGCTGCAGGAGCAGACGTTCCTGAACAAGGGCCTCACCATGGTCCTACGCGACGAGCGCAGGCCGGAGAAGCCGGCGGGCGTGCCGTCGTCGGACGCGGTCGACGAGGACGGGAACCCGGTCGAGGCACCGGTCCCGGAGATCGACACCGACTCCGAGCCCGACGCCGAGGGCTACGTCGCCAAGCCCAAGGAGTACGTCTTCCACTACCCGAACGGGCTGGAGGACTTCGTCGCGCACCTGAACAAGTCCAAGGACCCGATCCACCGCAAGATCGTCAGCTACACCGGCGAGGGCCCTGGCCACCAGGTCGAGGTCGCGATGCAGTGGAACTCGGGATACTCCGAGTCGGTCTACACCTTCGCGAACACGATCAACACGCACGAGGGCGGCACCCACGAGGAGGGCTTCCGCCACGCGCTGACCGCCACGGTCAACAAGTACGCGCGCGACAAGAAGCTCATCAAGGAGAAGGACCCGGCGCTGTCCGGCGACGACATCCGCGAGGGCCTCGCCGCGATCGTCTCGGTCAAGGTCTCCGAGCCGCAGTTCGAGGGCCAGACCAAGACCAAGCTCGGCAACACCGAGGTCAAGTCGTTCGTCCAGCGCGTGTCGAACGAGTGGCTCGCCGACTGGTTCGAGCGCAACCCCACCGAGGCCAAGACGATCGTCACCAAGGCGGTCTCCTCGGCCCAGGCCCGCCTGGCCGCGCGTCGTGCCCGCGAGCTCGTGCGCCGCAAGAGCGCCGGCGACATCGGCGGCCTGCCCGGCAAGCTGTCGGACTGCCGCTCCCGCGACCCGGAGAGCTGCGAGCTCTACATCGTGGAGGGTGACTCCGCCGGCGGCTCGGCGAAGGCCGGCCGCGACTCGATGCACCAGGCGATCCTGCCGATCCGCGGCAAGATCATCAACGTCGAGAAGGCCCGGATCGACCGCGTCCTCAAGAACACCGAGGTCCAGTCGATCATCACCGCGATGGGCACCGGCATCCACGACGACTTCGACCTGTCGAAGCTGCGCTACCACAAGCTCGTGCTGATGGCCGACGCCGACGTCGACGGCCAGCACATCCGCACGCTGCTGCTCACGCTGCTGTTCCGCTTCATGCGCCCGCTGATCGAGAACGGGCACGTGTTCCTGGCGCAGCCGCCGCTGTACAAGCTCAAGTGGGCCGGTCGCGGGGCCGAGCCGGAGTACGCCTACACCGACCGCGAGCGCGACGGCCTGATCGAGGCCGGCCGTGCCGCGGGCAAGAAGCTCCCCAAGGACCAGGGCGTGCAGCGCTACAAGGGTCTCGGCGAGATGGACGCCAAGGAGCTGTGGGAGACCACCATGGACCCGACGAACCGGCTGCTGCTCCAGGTGAGCCTTGACGACGCCGCCACCGCCGACGAGCTGTTCTCGGTGCTGATGGGTGAGGACGTCGAGTCCCGCCGCTCCTTCATCACCCGCAACGCCAAGGACGTGCGCTTCCTGGACGTCTGA
- the gyrA gene encoding DNA gyrase subunit A, with product MQRSYIDYAMSVIVGRALPLVEDGLKPVHRRVLYSMGENGFRPDRAPVKCARVVGDVMGNYHPHGDSAIYDALVRLAQPWSMRYPLIQGQGNFGSRGNDPAAAMRYTECRLSPLAMAMLQDIDEETVDFLDNYDGKTQEPVVLPSRVPNLLINGSSGIAVGMATNIPPHNLREVGAGVAWCLENPDATDDELLEAAMERIKGPDFPTYGLIVGRDGIESAYRTGRGSVRMRAVVEVEEDTKGRTTLVVTELPYLVNPDNLIESIAAMVRDGKIAGISEIVDESSDRIGMRIVVTLKRDAVAKVVLNNLYKHTQLQHSFGVNMLSIVDGVPRTLRLDQMIRHYVRHQIEVIVRRTRYRLRKAEERAHILRGLVKALDALDEVIALIRASATVDVAKAGLIDLLDVDDIQAQAILDMQLRRLAALERQKIVDELAEIEREIADYQDILARPERQRQIVRDELAELVEAHGDDRRTRIVGFDGDVTDEDLIAVEDVVVTITRTGYAKRTKTDLYRAQKRGGKGVQGAQLKQDDIVNHFFVCSTHDWMLFFTNRGRVYRLKAYELPEANRTARGQHLANLLALQPEEEIAQVMQIKDYSARPYLVLATRNGLVKKSRLTDFDSNRAGGLIGINLRDDDELVGAVLCSGDDDLLLVSAEGQSIRFTASDDALRPMGRATSGVLGMRFNEGDKLLALGVIRPDTYLLVATTGGYAKRTPIEDYPVQGRGGKGVLTLQYDRRRGTLVGALIVGIDDELYAITSTGGVIRTSAREVRKAGRQTKGVRLMNLGETSTLLAVARNAEETEEDPGQQA from the coding sequence ATGCAGCGCTCGTACATCGACTACGCGATGAGCGTGATCGTCGGGCGGGCGCTGCCGCTGGTGGAGGACGGGCTCAAGCCGGTCCACCGCCGCGTCCTCTACTCGATGGGGGAGAACGGCTTCCGGCCCGACCGTGCCCCGGTCAAGTGCGCCCGCGTCGTCGGCGACGTGATGGGCAACTACCACCCGCACGGCGACTCGGCGATCTACGACGCCCTCGTGCGGCTGGCCCAGCCCTGGTCGATGCGCTACCCGCTGATCCAGGGGCAGGGCAACTTCGGCTCGCGCGGCAACGACCCGGCCGCGGCCATGCGGTACACCGAGTGCCGGCTCTCGCCGCTGGCGATGGCGATGCTCCAGGACATCGACGAGGAGACCGTCGACTTCCTGGACAACTACGACGGCAAGACCCAGGAGCCGGTCGTCCTGCCGTCGCGGGTGCCGAACCTGCTCATCAACGGCAGCTCCGGCATCGCGGTCGGCATGGCGACCAACATCCCGCCGCACAACCTGCGCGAGGTCGGCGCCGGCGTCGCCTGGTGCCTGGAGAACCCGGACGCCACCGACGACGAGCTCCTCGAAGCGGCGATGGAGCGGATCAAGGGGCCGGACTTCCCGACCTACGGCCTCATCGTCGGTCGCGACGGCATCGAGTCGGCCTACCGGACCGGGCGCGGCTCGGTGCGGATGCGCGCCGTCGTCGAGGTCGAGGAGGACACCAAGGGCCGCACCACCCTGGTGGTCACCGAGCTGCCCTACCTCGTGAACCCGGACAACCTCATCGAGTCGATCGCGGCCATGGTGCGCGACGGCAAGATCGCCGGGATCTCCGAGATCGTCGACGAGTCCTCCGACCGCATCGGCATGCGGATCGTCGTCACGCTCAAGCGCGACGCCGTCGCCAAGGTCGTGCTGAACAACCTGTACAAGCACACCCAGCTGCAGCACAGCTTCGGTGTGAACATGCTGTCGATCGTCGACGGCGTGCCGCGCACCCTGCGCCTCGACCAGATGATCCGGCACTACGTCCGGCACCAGATCGAGGTCATCGTCCGGCGGACCCGCTACCGGCTGCGCAAGGCCGAGGAGCGGGCCCACATCCTGCGTGGTCTGGTCAAGGCGCTCGACGCGCTCGACGAGGTCATCGCGCTGATCCGGGCGTCGGCCACGGTCGACGTCGCCAAGGCCGGCCTGATCGACCTGCTCGACGTCGACGACATCCAGGCCCAGGCGATCCTGGACATGCAGCTGCGACGGCTCGCCGCGCTGGAGCGCCAGAAGATCGTCGACGAGCTGGCCGAGATCGAGCGCGAGATCGCCGACTACCAGGACATCCTGGCCCGGCCCGAGCGGCAGCGGCAGATCGTGCGCGACGAGCTAGCCGAGCTCGTCGAGGCCCACGGCGACGACCGCCGCACCCGGATCGTCGGCTTCGACGGCGACGTCACCGACGAGGACCTGATCGCGGTCGAGGACGTCGTCGTCACGATCACCCGCACCGGCTACGCCAAGCGCACGAAGACCGACCTGTACCGCGCCCAGAAGCGCGGCGGGAAGGGCGTGCAGGGGGCGCAGCTGAAGCAGGACGACATCGTCAACCACTTCTTCGTCTGCTCCACGCACGACTGGATGCTGTTCTTCACCAACCGCGGGCGGGTCTACCGGCTCAAGGCCTACGAGCTGCCCGAGGCGAACCGCACCGCGCGCGGCCAGCACCTGGCGAACCTCCTGGCCCTGCAGCCGGAGGAGGAGATCGCCCAGGTCATGCAGATCAAGGACTACTCGGCGCGGCCGTACCTGGTGCTGGCCACCCGCAACGGCCTGGTGAAGAAGTCGCGCCTGACCGACTTCGACTCCAACCGGGCCGGCGGCCTCATCGGCATCAACCTGCGCGACGACGACGAGCTGGTCGGCGCCGTCCTCTGTTCGGGTGATGACGATCTGCTCCTCGTGTCCGCCGAGGGCCAGTCCATCCGGTTCACCGCCTCCGACGACGCGCTGCGCCCGATGGGCCGCGCGACCTCCGGCGTGCTGGGGATGCGGTTCAACGAGGGCGACAAGCTGCTGGCCCTCGGCGTGATCCGCCCCGACACCTACCTGCTCGTCGCCACCACCGGTGGCTACGCGAAGCGCACCCCGATCGAGGACTACCCCGTTCAGGGCCGTGGAGGGAAGGGAGTGTTGACCCTCCAGTACGACCGTCGGCGTGGCACGCTGGTCGGTGCGCTCATCGTCGGCATCGACGACGAGCTGTACGCGATCACCTCCACCGGCGGGGTCATCCGGACCTCCGCCCGCGAGGTGCGGAAGGCCGGCCGGCAGACGAAGGGAGTCCGCCTGATGAACCTGGGCGAGACCTCCACGCTGCTGGCCGTCGCCCGCAACGCGGAGGAGACCGAGGAGGACCCGGGCCAGCAGGCGTAG
- a CDS encoding DUF3566 domain-containing protein — MSTDDRTPSQDEARTVATDADHDPSTAAADHVPGPRDDVGAEPAAASPPPWRRVPDTHDDRDGGTVADSLLSEAPTAFMTAPGPSAATGATTAVRDPELRENGTGPADPPRASVRNRPPRQALLQLKRLDPWSVLKMALALAVVLWLVWMVAAGVLYGVLGGMGVWDRLNGTYADLVTSQQETGGSLISVGRVFGLAAVVGAVNSLLFAVAITVVAFVYNVAADLVGGIEVTLSERD, encoded by the coding sequence GTGAGCACCGACGACCGCACCCCGTCGCAGGACGAGGCCCGCACCGTCGCCACCGACGCCGACCACGACCCGTCGACGGCGGCGGCCGACCACGTCCCCGGCCCGCGCGACGACGTCGGGGCCGAGCCGGCCGCGGCCTCGCCGCCCCCGTGGCGCCGGGTACCCGACACCCATGACGACCGCGACGGCGGCACCGTCGCGGACTCGCTGCTCAGCGAGGCCCCGACCGCCTTCATGACCGCACCCGGACCGAGTGCGGCCACCGGCGCGACGACCGCGGTCCGCGATCCGGAGCTGCGCGAGAACGGCACGGGCCCGGCGGACCCGCCGCGGGCGTCGGTCCGCAACCGGCCCCCGCGTCAGGCGTTGCTGCAGCTCAAGCGGCTCGACCCGTGGTCGGTGCTCAAGATGGCCCTGGCGCTGGCCGTCGTGCTGTGGCTGGTCTGGATGGTCGCCGCGGGCGTCCTGTACGGCGTGCTCGGCGGGATGGGCGTCTGGGATCGGCTCAACGGCACCTACGCCGACCTCGTCACCTCGCAGCAGGAGACCGGGGGCTCGCTGATCAGTGTCGGCCGGGTCTTCGGACTCGCGGCCGTCGTCGGTGCGGTGAACAGCCTGCTGTTCGCGGTGGCCATCACCGTGGTCGCGTTCGTCTACAACGTGGCCGCCGACCTGGTCGGCGGCATCGAGGTCACGCTCTCCGAACGGGACTGA
- a CDS encoding DLW-39 family protein, which translates to MKKLFVLAVAAGAAYFGWSRLRGVGSDDLWHEATTR; encoded by the coding sequence ATGAAGAAGCTGTTCGTCCTGGCCGTCGCCGCCGGTGCCGCGTACTTCGGCTGGTCCCGCCTCCGCGGTGTCGGGTCCGACGACCTGTGGCACGAGGCCACCACCCGCTGA
- a CDS encoding site-specific integrase: protein MREVDLIRRRINVVASVTEVNGRLVWGSPKTHARRTVPVPRFLAAELAQLVKDRAPDALLFESPHGSVLRVRNFRRAFFDPAVDRVGQDGFHPHELRHTAASLAITSGADGKVVQMMLGHKTATMTLDLYGHMFPDRLDDLADRMDSAACAPDVPHEGNEKS, encoded by the coding sequence GTGCGGGAGGTCGATCTCATCCGGCGACGGATCAACGTCGTGGCCTCGGTGACCGAGGTCAACGGCCGGCTCGTCTGGGGATCTCCGAAGACGCACGCCCGGCGGACCGTTCCGGTGCCGCGCTTTCTCGCCGCCGAGCTGGCTCAGCTCGTGAAGGACCGGGCGCCCGATGCGCTGCTGTTCGAGTCCCCGCACGGGAGTGTCCTGCGAGTGCGCAACTTCAGGCGGGCCTTCTTCGACCCTGCCGTCGACCGCGTCGGGCAGGACGGCTTCCACCCACACGAGCTGCGGCACACCGCGGCGTCGCTGGCGATCACGTCGGGAGCGGACGGCAAGGTCGTCCAGATGATGCTGGGGCACAAGACGGCGACGATGACGCTCGACCTCTACGGGCACATGTTCCCGGACCGGCTCGACGACCTCGCCGACCGGATGGACTCGGCGGCATGTGCCCCGGATGTGCCCCACGAGGGGAACGAGAAGAGCTGA